The Amaranthus tricolor cultivar Red isolate AtriRed21 chromosome 6, ASM2621246v1, whole genome shotgun sequence genome has a segment encoding these proteins:
- the LOC130815612 gene encoding secreted RxLR effector protein 78-like, translated as MILSIDPKELLSQKICPASCLFKIDLCKAYDMMDWDFIKDMMIALNFPEKFVKIVYTCISTAQFTIMLNGQPLELFRSIRGIRQGDLMFPLLFVIGMEYLSRILKASCRSSRFSFHPRCKKLGLTPLIFTDDLMLMSKGDSNSI; from the exons ATGATATTATCAATAGATCCCAAGGAGCTTTTGTCGCAG AAGATTTGCCCCGCGAGCTGCCTCTTTAAGATTGACCTCTGTAAAGCTTATGACATGATGGACTGGGATTTCATCAAAGACATGATGATTGCTCTCAACTTTCCAGAAAAGTTTGTCAAAATCGTCTACACTTGCATCTCCACAGCCCAGTTTACAATAATGCTGAATGGCCAACCTCTAGAGCTCTTCAGGTCGATAAGAGGTATACGACAAGGTGACCTGATGTTCCCCCTCCTATTTGTTATTGGAATGGAATACCTATCTAGAATCCTAAAAGCCTCCTGCAGATCAAGCAGGTTCAGTTTTCACCCCAGATGCAAGAAATTGGGCCTCACCCCCCTCATCTTCACAGATGATCTTATGTTGATGAGTAAAGGAGATTCTAACTCAATCTAG